The following proteins are encoded in a genomic region of Spirosoma sp. SC4-14:
- a CDS encoding VOC family protein: protein MIHFKRLDHVLLSIPEGETENARTFYSQVLGLTEIPGNHPSGAIWFEIADIQLHIREEAGPAYRSKRHPAFEITNLEQARQELAQQGCEIEYSSEIDGRQRFFIRDPFDNRIEFLEFVTAA, encoded by the coding sequence ATGATTCACTTCAAACGCTTAGACCACGTTTTACTGTCGATCCCGGAAGGCGAAACCGAAAACGCCCGCACGTTTTATAGCCAGGTGCTGGGCCTGACCGAAATTCCCGGTAACCATCCGAGTGGGGCCATCTGGTTCGAAATTGCCGACATTCAACTCCATATTCGCGAAGAAGCAGGGCCTGCTTATCGTTCCAAACGACATCCTGCCTTTGAAATTACCAACCTTGAACAAGCCCGGCAGGAGCTAGCACAACAGGGATGCGAAATCGAATATTCGTCGGAAATCGACGGTCGGCAGCGGTTCTTTATTCGCGATCCTTTTGATAATCGAATCGAGTTTCTGGAGTTTGTGACAGCCGCCTAA
- a CDS encoding DUF1501 domain-containing protein, translating to MDIQDEIHDQLSRRTFLGQTSAGLGTIALASLLNPGHLFGGTAPGENPPVGKPHFPPKVKRIIYLFQSGAPSQLELFDYKPKLEAMWGQDLPESVRKGQRLTGMTAGQSRFPLAASKYKFAQYGPGRMWISELLPHTARIADDLTFVRSLHTEAINHDPAITFFQTGSQQAGRPSFGSWVSYGLGSDNQNLPAFVVLLSKGRDGDQPLYAKLWSNGFLPSVHQGVVFRSGPDPVYYLNNPPGIDKTSRRRMLDYLTKLHQEQYKHVLDPEINSRMAQYEMAYRMQTSVPETLDISKEPEYIFDMYGPESRKPGTFAANCLLARKLVEKDVKFVQLYHQGWDQHGNLPNDIKIQTKSVDQPSAALIMDLKQRGLLDDTLVIWGGEFGRGAYSQGKLTRDNYGRDHHPRAFSVWMAGAGVKKGLVYGETDDFGYNVIREPVHVHDFQATILHLMGIDHEKLTFKSQGRRYRLTDVHGKVVKPLLV from the coding sequence TATTGCTCTGGCTTCGCTATTAAATCCGGGCCATTTGTTTGGCGGTACGGCTCCCGGCGAAAATCCACCAGTAGGAAAGCCGCATTTCCCGCCCAAAGTAAAGCGGATCATCTACCTCTTTCAGAGTGGAGCGCCGTCGCAACTCGAACTGTTCGATTATAAGCCGAAACTCGAAGCGATGTGGGGGCAGGATTTGCCCGAGTCGGTTCGGAAAGGGCAGCGACTGACGGGGATGACCGCTGGCCAAAGTCGATTTCCGCTGGCAGCATCGAAATATAAATTTGCTCAGTATGGTCCCGGCCGGATGTGGATTAGCGAACTGTTACCGCATACTGCCCGTATTGCCGACGACCTGACGTTTGTTCGGTCGTTACATACCGAAGCCATCAATCATGATCCCGCCATCACCTTTTTTCAGACGGGTAGCCAGCAGGCCGGCCGGCCGAGTTTTGGTTCCTGGGTTAGCTATGGACTGGGTTCCGATAACCAGAACTTGCCCGCTTTTGTGGTATTACTCTCGAAAGGCCGCGACGGCGACCAGCCGCTGTATGCCAAGCTCTGGAGTAATGGATTTCTGCCATCGGTACATCAGGGCGTCGTTTTTCGGTCGGGCCCCGATCCGGTGTATTATCTCAACAATCCGCCCGGTATCGACAAAACCAGCCGTCGGCGTATGCTCGATTACCTGACCAAACTGCATCAGGAGCAATACAAGCATGTGCTCGACCCAGAAATTAATAGCCGGATGGCCCAATACGAAATGGCCTACCGGATGCAAACATCCGTTCCCGAAACGCTCGATATATCGAAGGAGCCGGAGTACATTTTCGATATGTACGGCCCCGAAAGCCGAAAGCCCGGTACGTTTGCTGCCAATTGCCTGCTGGCCCGGAAGCTGGTCGAAAAAGACGTAAAGTTTGTGCAGCTATACCATCAGGGGTGGGATCAACACGGTAATTTGCCCAACGATATTAAGATTCAGACCAAAAGCGTCGACCAGCCTTCGGCGGCCCTGATTATGGATCTAAAACAGCGCGGCTTGCTCGACGATACGCTGGTGATCTGGGGGGGCGAGTTTGGCCGGGGCGCTTATTCGCAGGGCAAACTTACCCGCGATAATTACGGTCGCGACCACCATCCGCGTGCGTTTTCGGTCTGGATGGCCGGGGCTGGTGTAAAAAAAGGGCTGGTCTACGGCGAAACCGACGATTTCGGCTACAATGTTATCCGCGAGCCAGTTCATGTGCATGATTTTCAGGCAACCATTCTACATCTGATGGGCATCGATCACGAAAAACTAACCTTCAAGAGCCAGGGCCGTCGCTATCGCCTGACCGACGTGCATGGTAAGGTGGTGAAACCGTTGCTGGTGTAG
- a CDS encoding mechanosensitive ion channel domain-containing protein, with the protein MQQELESWIRAVIRWFGYVPNRDLSGWVLLIISIILGVIVDVIVTQTIRFIVRRRPFQTLAILTKHARWAFWVFVPSLFFLLATNIQSARFLRRHPIADKTAEVVFLVTATWLIVNLLKVGELLLIRQYDTTKDVNLSQRKFVTQVRFVRRLVAISIIIIGVSLILISFQGSRKVGLSVLTSAGVVSVVIGFAAQKTLANLLAGIQIAFNQQIRLDDAVVVEKEWGRIEEINLTSVIVRVWDRRRLILPITYFVENPFENWTRSDASIIGAILLYLDYNVPVEKIREKAREIAENDPLWTGESFAVQVTDTLPTCIQVRVLVSAQDSPSAFDLRCHMREQLIAFIRDEYPQSLPQTRLMLAEELKNKEV; encoded by the coding sequence ATGCAACAGGAATTGGAATCATGGATACGGGCCGTTATTCGCTGGTTCGGATACGTGCCGAATCGTGATCTATCGGGTTGGGTACTACTGATTATATCGATCATACTGGGCGTAATTGTCGATGTAATCGTTACACAGACAATACGCTTTATTGTCCGGCGACGACCTTTCCAAACACTGGCCATCCTGACAAAACACGCACGCTGGGCGTTCTGGGTGTTTGTGCCGTCCTTATTCTTTTTGCTGGCTACTAATATTCAATCGGCCCGGTTTCTGCGCCGACATCCTATAGCCGATAAAACCGCCGAAGTCGTTTTTCTGGTTACGGCAACCTGGCTGATCGTCAACCTGCTGAAAGTGGGCGAATTACTGCTGATTCGTCAGTACGATACGACGAAAGATGTCAACCTATCGCAGCGGAAGTTTGTCACGCAGGTACGTTTTGTTCGTCGGTTGGTGGCCATTTCCATCATCATTATCGGTGTATCGCTCATATTGATTTCCTTTCAGGGTAGCCGTAAGGTTGGGTTGAGCGTGCTTACCTCTGCTGGGGTGGTGTCGGTCGTAATTGGCTTTGCGGCTCAGAAAACGCTGGCCAATTTGCTGGCGGGTATTCAGATTGCCTTTAACCAGCAAATCCGGCTCGACGATGCCGTTGTGGTCGAAAAAGAGTGGGGCCGTATTGAGGAGATCAATCTGACAAGCGTAATTGTACGGGTTTGGGACCGGCGACGGTTGATTTTGCCCATCACCTACTTCGTCGAAAACCCGTTCGAGAACTGGACCCGCTCCGATGCGTCTATTATCGGGGCTATTCTGCTTTATCTGGATTACAACGTACCGGTCGAAAAAATCCGGGAAAAAGCGCGGGAAATAGCCGAAAACGACCCGCTCTGGACGGGCGAGAGCTTTGCCGTACAGGTTACCGATACGTTACCAACCTGCATACAGGTACGGGTGCTTGTATCGGCGCAGGATTCACCATCGGCCTTTGACCTGCGTTGTCACATGCGCGAACAACTCATCGCCTTCATCCGCGACGAATACCCACAAAGCCTGCCCCAAACCCGCCTGATGCTGGCCGAAGAGTTGAAGAATAAAGAGGTGTAA
- a CDS encoding Uma2 family endonuclease, translated as MEAVGLKLPDQLSEDELLRLPATWEEYIALVDEAPYTIQFLNGELIMSQPTDTHEISVGMLIWLFNNMYIDQPDYRVLGSNVKIAIPGYDSDFNADASVVRGPSEYGTTTAGAVSKARIKNPEIVVEVLSKSTRKFDMGEKLSYYKLIPSLQHILLIDQTRPFASVYSRTGVPDEWLNHDYRTLDSVVRLGTVELPMEAIYRKIVF; from the coding sequence ATGGAGGCTGTTGGTCTTAAACTGCCGGATCAACTTAGTGAGGATGAGTTGCTGCGTTTGCCTGCAACGTGGGAGGAGTATATCGCTTTGGTTGATGAGGCTCCTTACACGATTCAGTTTTTAAACGGCGAACTAATTATGAGTCAGCCGACGGATACTCACGAAATTAGTGTCGGCATGTTAATTTGGTTGTTCAACAATATGTATATAGATCAGCCTGACTATCGTGTACTTGGAAGCAACGTAAAAATTGCAATTCCTGGTTATGACAGCGACTTTAATGCAGATGCATCAGTTGTACGAGGACCTTCTGAATATGGTACAACAACAGCCGGAGCTGTATCGAAAGCCCGTATCAAAAATCCCGAAATTGTAGTAGAAGTTCTCTCGAAGAGTACCCGCAAATTCGACATGGGGGAGAAGCTAAGCTACTATAAACTGATTCCTTCATTACAACATATTTTGCTGATCGATCAGACCCGCCCATTTGCGTCGGTGTATTCGCGTACGGGCGTCCCCGACGAATGGCTCAACCATGACTATCGCACACTCGACTCCGTCGTGCGGCTGGGAACTGTCGAACTGCCCATGGAAGCCATTTATCGTAAAATTGTATTCTGA